Proteins from a genomic interval of Quercus robur chromosome 9, dhQueRobu3.1, whole genome shotgun sequence:
- the LOC126700277 gene encoding uncharacterized protein LOC126700277, whose product MSTISASNKFFTTTTDTFSSITTTPPPNFPKFPTFHQPKLFPKLFPTPTPHLLTHSSRKSLTRAFSKSSEEAEELSAEPEDEWLNKLPEKKKPLYSHSLPCIEAWLRSLGFYQSKEDRAVWLVEKPEWHAQLSLDITELYIRYMKSGPGSLEKDVERRFSYALSREDIENAVLGGP is encoded by the exons ATGTCCACCATTTCTGCCTCTAATAAATtcttcaccaccaccactgATACCTTCTCTTCCATCACAACAACTCCACCTCCAAATTTCCCAAAATTCCCTACCTTTCACCAACCCAAGCTTTTCCCAAAACTCTTTCCTACTCCAACTCCACACCTCCTCACCCACTCTTCAAGAAAATCCCTTACACGAGCATTCTCAAAGTCCTCTGAGGAAGCAGAGGAGCTCTCAGCAGAACCAGAAGACGAGTGGCTGAACAAGCTCCCGGAAAAGAAGAAGCCCCTCTACTCTCACAGCTTGCCTTGCATTGAGGCTTGGCTTAGGAGCTTGGGTTTTTACCAGAGCAAAGAGGACAGGGCCGTTTGGCTTGTGGAGAAGCCCGAGTGGCACGCCCAGCTCTCACTGGATATCACCGAACTCTATATCAG GTATATGAAGAGTGGACCTGGGAGTCTTGAAAAGGATGTTGAGAGGAGATTTAGTTATGCACTTAGCAGAGAGGATATTGAGAATGCTGTACTTGGAGGACCTTAA